Within Seriola aureovittata isolate HTS-2021-v1 ecotype China chromosome 12, ASM2101889v1, whole genome shotgun sequence, the genomic segment TGAGGGCCTGGCTGGCTTCCTCGCTCAGTCTTGGATTAATGTATGTGCGAGCATATGCAATGTAATCCTTCAGCACAGCCATGTCGAGGAACTCCTCCTCTATTTGCTCCTCGCTCTGGTAGTACAGCGACACCAGGTGGTGGGCCAGCCTGCGGTCGTAGGCCTCGTCTTGGGGATCCAGCATCAGGAAAATTAGATCGAATCTGGTGGAGCACGAAAACGCAACATTAAAAGTCAGATGTGATGAGTGTGTGAACAAAAGTCCCCTTAAGTTTTCTCACTATTTTTATTGAACATCTGCGGTTAACAACTGTGGCGAAACTACCGGTACCTATAAAATCACATATTGTAATGTGTTTAATTCAAGATGAATTTATTAAACTAGTTTCTTAGTAAAAATGGAcaagaagctgaagaagaaacaacaagaCAGTGATTGTAGATACTGTGATTTCCCTAATCTTCCAAATATAGAGTGCAGCATCTAAAGGTTTTAGATTTTATGCAAGTCAAAAAtcttgtacaaaaaaaaacagttgaattttaaaaagacaaatgaggAGCAGTCTCAAAACTTGTCTTGCTACTTCTAATTGCATAAACCTGTTAAACATGTTCTTACTGCTGCCCTTTGAGCACAGATGATGTTGCGCCCTCTGAGGACTGACTGCCTGATCctttgttgctgtgtgttggCGGAACTGAATCATCTTACATCTTCAATGTGATCAAGTTAGTGAAAATAATTTTCTGCTAGAGGTTTCAGTGCGATCGTCCTGACTGATAATATTCACCTGGACAGCAGTGTGTGAGGCAGCTGGATGTTCTCAATGGTGGTCTTCTTGGGGTTCCACTGAGATTCAACAGGATTGGCGGCAGCCAACACAGCTGTACGGGCATTCAGCTGGCAAATGATTCCAGcctgcagacagaaaataatagaaCCAAAGTGAGAAACATCAAGCTGTATCCTCAGTTTTCCTGCACAAAACGTAGAGGTTTTAGTCCACTACACGTTTAAAACTTGTCAACCGTACCTTGGCGATGGAGAGGGTCTGCTGCTCCATGACCTCGTGCAGCACGGAGCGCGTGCTGTCACTCATCTTGTCAAACTCATCGATGCAGCAGATGCCGTTGTCGCTCAGCACCAGAGCTCCAGTCTGCAGGACCAGCTGCCTGGTCTCTGGGTCCTTCATCACATAGGCGGTGAGACCCACAGCGCTGGAGCCCTTTCCTGATGTGTACTGGCCGCGGGGCACCAGGTTGTAGACGTACTGAAGCAGCTGCGACTTACTGGTGCCGGGGTCTCCGCAGAGCAGGATGTTCACCTCTGCACGGAAGTTACCTCGGCCGGTCTGACTGAAGTCCTTACGGGTGCCaccaaacagctgcagcaagATCCCCTGGAAGGAAGAGATAAAAAGCCTCTGtcaaatattacatattataacatatatgtaatataatattacaACAATTTCATGTTACAAGATTAGATACATAAAAATTCAACATTATATCAATACTGCTGTGATAAGGGTAGACATCACCCGGGAATTTGGTAATCAGGACTTGACTTTTCCCATTTTTAAGGCTGCAGGGCATTTTACTGAACTTATTTGATCATTCCTACCAAGTGAGGTGAACAACAGACCTTTTTCCAACCAGAAATTTTGATTTTTCAAAGCAGGGAAATCCCAGGTGGAACTAACACTGATGACACAATgaccttttcatttcattcattttaactttacttttttttttttttgagtttttcctCATAGCTCTTCAGCAACTGTTTCCATATTGACTGCTTGATGTGTCCTTTAAAAAAGAGCTCACTGCTCTGAGTGTTGTGAGTCCTTAGATAAAACTAGATAAGGAGACGCCACATTTTGGGGAAATGAACGTGTTGAATACCTTAAGTACTGTCAAATTAATGAAAACCTAAAACGaatgacatttaaaagagaTGATACACAGCAGCAAGTAtaacaagcctttttttttttttttttttttatatctgtcctttaaagttgcaaaaaaaaaaatacctgacTAAATAAAGGGATTTAATAAAACCCTTTTTGCCTGCTCTACCAAAGAATGCCTGACGACTTTTCGTGACtgttaaaatcatgaaaattgAGACGACTAAGCTCCGGCTCAACCAATACATCATTGTACTTCATCTCAATCTCTTAGTTTGCGTAAACACCTTGTTAACAAGATTTCTACTCAACCTTAATCTGACTTGCCACAGCAAGtaacacaggtgtaactaattaCATTAACCTCACAGCAGGTTCCGCAGGTGCAACTTATTACGTTAATGACATTACATGTAATTGGTCCAACAAGCTGTATGTACAATACCAGAATCCTGAAACTAACACATACTGCAATTAGTTACTAATTGCTACCAATTTTTCCTGCCGCAATatatcaaaatgtctgctgtgtcaCTTAGTTCACATAACTGTTAGATTTCTATTAGTTAAATTCAGTTATTTGAATGTTATTGGCATCATCCTCAGTGTGACTGATAGTTTGGGTTGTGGTTCCTCTTTTACCTGGGTGCTTGTACAGGTTAACATTCATATTTTGGCTTGCATTTattctccctctcacacacacacacacacacacctttttgaTGTCCTCGTGCTCATATATACTGGGTGCAAGGGCAGAGGAGAGGCGTTCGTAGACGTCTGGCTTGGCTGCCAGTTCCTTCAGGGTCTGCACTCGGTCTTCAGTGAAGAGCTTCTGTTCGGCCTCCTCGTCCAAACCGTGAAGGCGTTTCTCGTCAGTCTTGCGGAAGTGGATGGCGTCTATGTGGGTCTTGTACACAGACTTCACGTTGCTCTGGCGTGGGTTCACGCGCATGGGGACTGCTCTGTAGATACCTGTGGGGACATTTGGGGAGCTGTTAGGATTTCTGCTGCGTGAAACCTGGACTGAAAAAAAGCTCTATTGGAGAAATTAGTGTTGAGACAATCATATAAATAacatcaaggaaaaaaaaaaaaggttccggcttttgaaatgtgaggaattgctatttttgtttttatataagtGTAAAATTATTATCTTTGAATCGTGGACAAAAGAAGCCACATGAAGATGTCAACTTAAGCTCTAAAACTGTGACGGCCGTTTTTCATAACTGtatgtcattttattcactGTAGTAGAGCAGAGACGATAGATCGATTGCAAGGAAATGTATTTGCAACTATTCCGATAATCaattgtttccagtctttttctCCAGTTTGTGCGGAGCtggtttttctctgctgccagtCAACGATTTATGAATATTTCTGGGCATTTGAGAGCTGTCTGAAAAAGCAGACTGAAGACATTGCAGCCAAAGCAAAGATACTTAGGAGAGCTTACCTGTGATGTTTACTCTGTCTCCTGGCTGCACTTTATCTACCAGGTCATTGTGAGCGTAGACAATGGTTGTGTGAGGTGTCTGACCGGCCGGCATGTCTTCAGGAGACTCCTGAATTTTGACCTGGAGATCAATAAATGAACAGATGTCACGACCTCAACAGCAACACATCACTAATTACCACTTGACATATTCTGAGATTGGGTGTCATTCACTGTAAGCAATCTGCCCCACCACCAACCCCTCAGCCCCACCGAACTCTCACCATCTGCTTGTCTGAAAAGGCGGAGCGATTGTGAACGAGCGCCAGGCTGTGGGTGGTGTTGCAGTTGCGACACACAGCCGGCTCAGCGATGCGCCCGCGATCCACCTCCACGCGGGTGCTGTAGGCGCACACCTGGCACTGGAAGAAAGCCTCCTGCATCTCAGGGATGAGCTGCGAGGTGCGGATCACCATGCCGCTGAtagtgatcagctgatcaatgtCTGTGGAGGCGACACATACGGCACACAGAGGCTTTAGTCTGAAGCTGATACCTCACATTTTATGAAAGCAAAGGAGAAGGTTCACAAAAATCCCACACTAAATATGGGATGGAATATCTTGCAAATGGTTAACCCCAATAAGTGTGAATTCACTTTATAGTGCATGTGGTGATGTGATCCAGAataatgaatgcacacacacacaccttctggGTTCAGGTTGCGcatgtttttggttttcaggGCGTTGTAGGGGCGGACTTGGATCTGGTACTCCAGAATCGAATCTGGGAAACGCTCAAAGAAAAGCTCATTGACTGCCATGTCAAAGGTGGGGATGACTTCCTGCAAAGGAAGAAGGGAAGAAACAAATGACTCACGCATTAGCATCAATATGCTGTCAAACAGCCACTAGAGAAATAAAGTATAATTCAAACTTTTACAAAAGATGCTTAAAACTGATGCTTCCAACACACAATAGTGTGACAGTAATAACCCCAATGGTCAATTCCCATTGTATTCAGGACTGAGTTTTCTAATGCTTGTATTtaataaggggaaaaaaaccttCAGCTTAAACCTTTTCTGTCAAAGCTATAATTGCTTTTTAAGTAGGGCcacacaattaattgaaatataatcgaaattgcaatatggccaagtgcaatatccaaatcgcaggagctgcagtttttttttttgattaaaaggtaaaatttgttacaacattgttgtgcattgtgaACACCATATACGttggaacatgtttgtttggtagatccaacaaaaatcacatcatcattttcatattttttttcagtgaaaatgaaatgcaaatacaaCCATTCCAAATGAAATATATCACAATacctgccaaaataatcgcactatgattttttttttttgcagatcgTGGAGCCCAATTTTAACCCAAAAATTCTATTTTGTTGCTGTATTAGAACTTGAGTACATTTCTCTTTCTATTATTCACTTTATGAATGTAGTAAAATGTATGCAGCCACATAACAGGAAAAGTTTCCTTGGTGTAACCTGTCCAAACGGACTCttaatacacacaacacaatgagAATAACATGTGGTTGTAAGATATGGGACTTTACCTGTGGGTAGCAGATGAGCTGCCTGTAGAGTTCTGCATCAAAGGACTGCACATGCAGGCAATTCACATTCAGCACTGGATCCCCAACAACACTGATCtgtgaggcaaaaaaagaaaaacaaattcctAAGATGGACTCAGATGTATTGTGATATTAATTATCATCTTAtggtggggggggtgtctcTGCTTGTTCACTGCACAATAAAGAGGcaaaaatgcccccaaaaaaacaaacaaaaaagacataCAAATAAGACTCAATTATCATGTGTGCACCTGACTTAAATCAATGTTTTGACTGGTGTTATCATTACTACCCGAGCATCACAGCACAATGACATAAACATGAGTGAGCACACTACCTCTTCCAGCTTCTGCATGTATAGCGGCTCGTTCAGGTCCAAACCAGCGTTCTCATCTTCAGTGGAGGTCGGGTCAATGAACCTCTGCAGGAACCTCTGGAAgacaagcagcaaaaaaaaagatgggaaCATGAACTCTCCTGGATTAAGGAGTAAGACAATATCTTATAAAATCTTAAAtgtgtgattattttcataCCTGAAACTTTTCCTTGCAGGTCCCTACATTGACATCAGTCCCCCAGATCACAAGTCTCTGGCCTGCATTTGATTCGCTGGCTACTGCACCATCAGCAGTCGGCTGCTAAAAAGCACAAACAGTGTTACCTTATTGTGGTTTGTGTagactttataaaaaaaaaaaaaaaaactcctcatAGCTGCATCAGTCCTCCAAATTTGATAATCAATACAATAAACCTCGACTCCTCCACTGACCGGCTCAGAGTGAAGATCGACTTGTGGAGCCTTCCTGACTGACCCCAGATCAGGACGCTGTCTGGCTGGGGTGCCGCGCACTGCACTGCGAGGGGTCCCTTCAACCCTGGAGCTGGGGGTCCCGTACATCAGAGGGGAGCTCATGTCCACTTCACTGGGTAGGACTGTTAAAAAGAGACATTTTACCACAAAGGAGTTGAAATGTGTCACAAGAGAGGTGATTAAAAATTCCCCCGCACATCCACTGGATAATgattaaacaaaccaaattAAGTTATTTTGTCGTCTTTGTTACCTGATGGCCGTGGGCTGGAGAACAGAGAAGTGTCCTGAGGTGCTGCAGGACTGAGCATGTCGGTAGGTGGGGAGGTGGGCATCGGCAGCAGGTCCCCGGCAGAGGAGTCCTGACCTCTGCGCCTCTGAGAGGGAGGCGAGGTGGGAACCTCACTGCTGGCTGAGGGGACAAGACATGAGGAGAAATTAATAATAGCATAACAGAGACCCACCTCCTACAATGTTATGATCAGCTGAATAGCAGCTGAAAACTTGAGGTAAAACATGGACCAAaaggtttcatttcatttaagccacagacagaaaaaccaATGAACCTACGTGTGGATGGGTTCATGTTCCTTCCACGTTTGCGGCCACCAGGGGTCGATGTTGGGGAGGACATTGTTTCTGCAATACCTAAAGATCAAATGGAGAGGCCGTCAAAGAAGGTtgaaaaagcacattttctaAAAAGATATTGTCCTTAACCTGCCACTTAAGTGGCTGGATTCCCACCACCTGCCCAGACTTAAAGAAAATAGGTGTGTTTGGTTGTacctactttttcttttttaagaggTCAGGGAGGACACTAGGCTCACCTCCAGCATCACTTTAAAGGGGGCTGACTGTTGCAGCAGATCCATTGAGTTTGTGCGGTGTTGTGTGTTGATGTCCAGGTGACTCCCATGCAATTTTACTTTATTGCTTATTGCTATTGCACAGCTTCCCATGACCAGCAGATTTATAAGGCTGGATGGATATATTAAGGGGTCAACTACTTTATTGCTTACGTTGATATTTTTGCCCCTTCATCACTACATgctaaataaaatatactgtataaccaTGTCTCTAAGTGAGACCAAGATACATGATTGGTACTATTGACCAGAGAGCTGTTATCCAGTGGTTGGTGCATATTTAGTCAGGTTATGGATGAAACTAGAATACAGGTTGAACCATACAGTAACCATGTATTTGCGAATTAGTGCTTTAGCTTCCCTTCTATtgtgctttttcattttaacagtgCCATACTTTGTGAATCTGCAGCTTtctttaaattcatttcatGTCGGTTGGTTGCCATAAATCAACGCTCTAAGTTCTACAGTTAACTTTACTAATGCGAGTACTTTCTGCCGCTACTCcttcgtgtgtgtttgtaagtggTTAACATTGCGTATCTCTACTTTCATTGAAAATGTTTAGTCAGTTAATAACTTCTCCACCATTAGACATGTGGCTGCACA encodes:
- the mcm4 gene encoding DNA replication licensing factor MCM4 isoform X1, with translation MSSPTSTPGGRKRGRNMNPSTPSSEVPTSPPSQRRRGQDSSAGDLLPMPTSPPTDMLSPAAPQDTSLFSSPRPSVLPSEVDMSSPLMYGTPSSRVEGTPRSAVRGTPARQRPDLGSVRKAPQVDLHSEPQPTADGAVASESNAGQRLVIWGTDVNVGTCKEKFQRFLQRFIDPTSTEDENAGLDLNEPLYMQKLEEISVVGDPVLNVNCLHVQSFDAELYRQLICYPQEVIPTFDMAVNELFFERFPDSILEYQIQVRPYNALKTKNMRNLNPEDIDQLITISGMVIRTSQLIPEMQEAFFQCQVCAYSTRVEVDRGRIAEPAVCRNCNTTHSLALVHNRSAFSDKQMVKIQESPEDMPAGQTPHTTIVYAHNDLVDKVQPGDRVNITGIYRAVPMRVNPRQSNVKSVYKTHIDAIHFRKTDEKRLHGLDEEAEQKLFTEDRVQTLKELAAKPDVYERLSSALAPSIYEHEDIKKGILLQLFGGTRKDFSQTGRGNFRAEVNILLCGDPGTSKSQLLQYVYNLVPRGQYTSGKGSSAVGLTAYVMKDPETRQLVLQTGALVLSDNGICCIDEFDKMSDSTRSVLHEVMEQQTLSIAKAGIICQLNARTAVLAAANPVESQWNPKKTTIENIQLPHTLLSRFDLIFLMLDPQDEAYDRRLAHHLVSLYYQSEEQIEEEFLDMAVLKDYIAYARTYINPRLSEEASQALIEAYVDMRKIGSGRGMVSAYPRQLESLIRLAEAHAKVRFSEKVETIDVEEAKRLHREALKQSATDPRTGFVDISILTTGMSATARKRKEEVAQALKKLIQAKGKTPAMKYQQLLDDLRGQSETAITKELFDEALRALADDDYLTVTGKTVRLLA
- the mcm4 gene encoding DNA replication licensing factor MCM4 isoform X2; translated protein: MSSPTSTPGGRKRGRNMNPSTPSSEVPTSPPSQRRRGQDSSAGDLLPMPTSPPTDMLSPAAPQDTSLFSSPRPSVLPSEVDMSSPLMYGTPSSRVEGTPRSAVRGTPARQRPDLGSVRKAPQVDLHSEPPTADGAVASESNAGQRLVIWGTDVNVGTCKEKFQRFLQRFIDPTSTEDENAGLDLNEPLYMQKLEEISVVGDPVLNVNCLHVQSFDAELYRQLICYPQEVIPTFDMAVNELFFERFPDSILEYQIQVRPYNALKTKNMRNLNPEDIDQLITISGMVIRTSQLIPEMQEAFFQCQVCAYSTRVEVDRGRIAEPAVCRNCNTTHSLALVHNRSAFSDKQMVKIQESPEDMPAGQTPHTTIVYAHNDLVDKVQPGDRVNITGIYRAVPMRVNPRQSNVKSVYKTHIDAIHFRKTDEKRLHGLDEEAEQKLFTEDRVQTLKELAAKPDVYERLSSALAPSIYEHEDIKKGILLQLFGGTRKDFSQTGRGNFRAEVNILLCGDPGTSKSQLLQYVYNLVPRGQYTSGKGSSAVGLTAYVMKDPETRQLVLQTGALVLSDNGICCIDEFDKMSDSTRSVLHEVMEQQTLSIAKAGIICQLNARTAVLAAANPVESQWNPKKTTIENIQLPHTLLSRFDLIFLMLDPQDEAYDRRLAHHLVSLYYQSEEQIEEEFLDMAVLKDYIAYARTYINPRLSEEASQALIEAYVDMRKIGSGRGMVSAYPRQLESLIRLAEAHAKVRFSEKVETIDVEEAKRLHREALKQSATDPRTGFVDISILTTGMSATARKRKEEVAQALKKLIQAKGKTPAMKYQQLLDDLRGQSETAITKELFDEALRALADDDYLTVTGKTVRLLA